One Tenebrio molitor chromosome 2, icTenMoli1.1, whole genome shotgun sequence genomic region harbors:
- the LOC138124027 gene encoding uncharacterized protein, with translation MAQSFLNEDELYVPEDIIKEARSVIENLLPRKSVSLYEKEYNIFCAWRKSRNIKGVSEEVLLSYFAEKVKKYKASTLWSCYSKLKSTLLIKEQVDISKFLSLKTFLKREYSTYTPIKSNVLEREHFNKFLEDAPDKIYLLIKVALVMGIGGGCRMDELHKMKIDDIEDRDNILIIQVPETKTNKKRMFTIVDNTKIGVSKLALYKKYSDLRPANTPTKSFFLGYRNEKCTKQVVGVNTFYKMPRMIAEFLKLPLPESYTGHCFRRSSATLLANTGANTLMMKRHGGWKSNSVVEGYIDESVENKKEICNRILMGTSSTKNCQGFSNELPGCSGANLIKSEDVVNFIKSKDVANENTVKCGGKVFKKCTFNFY, from the exons ATGGCCCAATCTTTCCTTAATGAAGATGAATTGTATGTTCCTGAAGATATTATTAAAGAAGCCAGAtctgttattgaaaatttattgccgcgAAAATCTGTATCGTTGTATGAAAAAGAATACAATATTTTCTGTGCCTGGAGGAAAAGCAGAAACATAAAAGGTGTATCAGAAGAAGTCCTGCTATCGTACTTCGCAGAAAAGGTAAAAAAGTATAAGGCTTCAACATTGTGGAGTTGTTATTCAAAGTTGAAGAGTACCTTACTGATCAAGGAACAAGTAGACATATCAAA atttttgagTCTGAAGACTTTCCTTAAGCGAGAATACTCAACCTACACACCgattaaatcaaatgtgttagaGAGGgaacattttaacaaatttttggagGATGCACCTGATAAGATTTACTTGTTGATAAAG GTTGCCTTGGTCATGGGAATCGGCGGAGGATGCAGAATGGATGAATtacacaaaatgaaaattgacgATATCGAAGATCGAGATAATATTCTGATAATACAAGTTCCCGAAACAAAAACGAATAAGAAGCGTATGTTTACTATTGTGGATAATACGAAAATAGGAGTTAGCAAGTTGGctttatacaaaaaatatagtgaTTTAAGACCTGCAAATACACCAACCAAGAGTTTCTTTTTGGGTTATCGCaatgaaaaatgtacaaaGCAAGTGGTGGGAGTTAACACATTTTACAAGATGCCCCGAATGATAGCGGAATTTTTAAAGCTGCCATTACCTGAATCTTACACTGGTCATTGCTTTAGGAGATCAAGTGCTACTCTTTTGGCGAACACTGGAGCTAACACGCTTATGATGAAGAGACATGGTGGCTGGAAATCGAATTCGGTTGTAGAAGGCTACATTGATGAATCAGTTGAAAATAAGAAGGAAATTTGTAACAGAATTTTGATGGGAACAAGCAGCACAAAGAATTGTCAAGGATTTTCAAACGAATTACCTGGTTGCAGTGGCGCTAACCTCATCAAAAGTGAGGATGTCGTTAACTTCATCAAAAGCAAAGATGTCGCTAACGAGAATACTGTCAAATGTGGTGGaaaagtgtttaaaaagtgcacatttaatttttattaa